From a region of the Arachis ipaensis cultivar K30076 chromosome B09, Araip1.1, whole genome shotgun sequence genome:
- the LOC107618840 gene encoding uncharacterized protein LOC107618840: protein MGNCCPKPEKLTAEIVPHDGAKVYPTVRLYGSPKSIVAAYLRFALLHKSVSLEFVPSNETPSERDGGSDPVRLQVGSEVVTGSRETLLRFIDARFPGPSVEAAAGGGEVGREDETTPLLVRMTVLHHRSMLRQLESVVRWAEDLATRGGKKAIDPTVGSPRMEIRKFGRSYSEVLEVLMEHAQMEETILFPLFDKADRGLTKAAKEEHARDLPIMNGIKEDIKSVGVLDSGSPDFREGLYNISARLKLLQGQCKQHFMEEEVELLPFMEALELSKEQEVSTLEQCFDVMRETHGRLLKFLLEGLPAHDAIKYLELINKCRDKARMESMLQMILK, encoded by the exons ATGGGGAACTGTTGTCCCAAGCCGGAAAAATTAACGGCGGAGATTGTTCCGCACGACGGAGCTAAAGTTTATCCGACGGTCCGTTTGTACGGTTCGCCGAAGAGCATCGTCGCTGCTTACCTTCGTTTCGCGCTTCTCCACAAGTCTGTTTCGTTGGAATTTGTTCCATCCAACGAAACGCCGTCGGAGCGCGACGGAGGATCCGACCCGGTTAGACTCCAGGTAGGGTCCGAGGTTGTTACGGGTTCCCGTGAGACGCTGCTGCGGTTTATTGACGCGCGGTTCCCTGGTCCATCGGTGGAGGCAGCTGCTGGTGGCGGAGAAGTGGGGAGGGAAGATGAAACGACGCCGTTGCTGGTGAGGATGACGGTGCTGCATCACAGGAGCATGTTGAGGCAGTTGGAGAGTGTGGTGAGGTGGGCGGAGGATCTGGCGACACGTGGAGGGAAGAAGGCGATTGATCCAACGGTGGGAAGCCCTAGGATGGAGATTAGGAAATTCGGGAGGAGCTACTCCGAGGTGCTTGAGGTTCTAATGGAGCACGCTCAGATGGAAGAAACTATCCTATTCCCTCTCTTCGATAAGGCTGATCGAG GGCTCACCAAAGCTGCAAAGGAAGAACATGCTAGGGATCTACCTATCATGAATGGAATCAAAGAAGACATAAAATCAGTTGGGGTTTTGGACTCTGGCAGCCCTGATTTTCGAGAGGGTTTGTACAATATTTCTGCTCGCCTCAAGTTATTACAA GGACAGTGCAAGCAACATTTCATGGAAGAGGAGGTGGAATTGCTTCCGTTTATGGAGGCATTGGAGTTGAGCAAAGAGCAAGAGGTGAGTACATTGGAACAATGCTTTGATGTGATGCGCGAAACACATGGGCGTCTGTTGAAGTTTCTGCTCGAAGGGCTGCCAGCTCATGATGCCATCAAGTACTTGGAGTTAATCAATAAGTGCAGGGACAAAGCCAGAATGGAATCCATGCTCCAAATGATTCTTAAGTGA